From the Leptospira montravelensis genome, one window contains:
- the mtnB gene encoding methylthioribulose 1-phosphate dehydratase produces the protein MDSHLSLQELTKLSHTYYERQWMYATAGNLSARAGDNFWITASGKHKGELTDKDFVCVSVNDGSLVSASAGLKPSAETSIHQVVYSKMDDAGAALHVHTLDSNLLEFGIGKEEGFRDIPLPPIEIIKAFGIWDEKPNLKFPVFYNHTNVPTIASEIKRYMETKGKPQVPFLLIEGHGPTVWGKTIAEANKHLEAVHFLLQVMARRI, from the coding sequence TTGGATTCTCACCTTTCCTTACAGGAACTGACCAAACTTTCCCATACTTATTATGAAAGGCAGTGGATGTATGCCACTGCTGGGAATCTCTCCGCTCGCGCTGGAGATAATTTTTGGATCACGGCCTCTGGAAAACATAAGGGAGAACTTACAGACAAAGACTTTGTTTGTGTTTCTGTAAACGACGGATCCTTGGTTTCTGCAAGTGCGGGACTCAAACCCTCAGCAGAAACTAGCATCCATCAGGTGGTGTATTCTAAAATGGACGATGCGGGGGCTGCCCTCCATGTTCACACTTTAGATTCTAATCTTTTAGAATTTGGAATTGGGAAAGAAGAAGGTTTCCGAGACATCCCTCTCCCTCCGATTGAAATCATCAAAGCCTTTGGAATTTGGGATGAAAAACCTAATTTAAAATTTCCAGTTTTTTATAATCATACAAATGTACCCACCATTGCTTCAGAAATCAAACGTTACATGGAAACCAAAGGGAAACCACAAGTTCCCTTTCTTCTCATCGAAGGCCACGGTCCCACGGTCTGGGGAAAAACTATAGCGGAAGCCAACAAACATTTGGAAGCTGTTCATTTTCTATTACAAGTGATGGCTAGACGTATATGA
- a CDS encoding SDR family oxidoreductase gives MKPKAQVYIFGIGSGIGQGLYHRFLEDKSVSLYGFSRKGELPLNVFSKKENGTFVFDATKKEDLRTLEISLSEKYGFKKEPTAPNYMQTELYVYFALGDGIFGPIDLLKKKDLDAHFQLNVHSLLLLSKYFSQNLPFFQQATFVFLGSTAGKQGFPESAAYCASKHAVLGIARALREEWKPFGAKVVHVSLGAVATEIWDTRPQFDKNDMVSISDISEYLWSISHLPKSIFVDDLSITPRKGIL, from the coding sequence ATGAAACCGAAAGCCCAAGTTTATATTTTTGGAATTGGTTCCGGAATTGGACAAGGGCTTTACCACCGATTTTTAGAAGACAAATCTGTTTCTCTCTATGGATTCTCCCGAAAAGGAGAACTTCCACTCAATGTATTTTCAAAAAAAGAAAATGGAACTTTTGTTTTTGATGCCACAAAAAAAGAAGATCTAAGAACATTAGAAATTTCACTTTCAGAGAAATATGGATTTAAAAAAGAACCAACTGCACCTAATTACATGCAAACAGAACTTTATGTTTATTTTGCTTTAGGTGACGGAATCTTTGGGCCCATTGACTTACTGAAGAAAAAAGATCTCGATGCCCATTTCCAACTCAATGTTCATTCTCTTCTTTTATTATCTAAATATTTTTCGCAAAATTTGCCTTTCTTTCAACAAGCTACTTTTGTGTTTTTAGGATCCACCGCGGGAAAACAAGGTTTTCCAGAATCGGCAGCTTATTGTGCCTCCAAACATGCGGTTCTTGGAATTGCCAGGGCGTTGCGAGAAGAGTGGAAACCATTCGGAGCCAAGGTGGTCCATGTGAGTTTAGGGGCAGTTGCCACTGAAATCTGGGACACTAGACCCCAGTTTGACAAGAATGATATGGTTTCTATTTCGGACATTTCCGAGTATTTGTGGAGTATTTCCCACTTGCCTAAATCGATCTTTGTGGATGACTTATCCATTACCCCAAGAAAAGGAATTTTGTAG
- a CDS encoding SDR family NAD(P)-dependent oxidoreductase produces the protein MEIKESIVLVTGGSGGIGREIVRTLVLAGFSVWNLDKVRPSSPILQETYRELDLSETPFVVERGLSKIIQESSEVGDLYGLVHNAGFGGPYHPITEVSIEEWDSIFRINLNSLFLLSKLLLPIFKTHNFGRIVAIASSLSIVGSANSVAYSSSKHGLVGFIRSVADEWGKFGITANAVSPGYVDTNMGIQEDQVSDHKSKIIEQTPVRRIAEPSEIARVVNFLLQKESGYISGSNWTVDGGLTAI, from the coding sequence ATGGAAATCAAGGAATCGATTGTTCTCGTGACAGGTGGCAGTGGCGGGATTGGAAGGGAAATTGTAAGGACTCTCGTCCTAGCAGGTTTTTCTGTTTGGAATTTGGACAAAGTCCGCCCCAGTTCCCCGATCCTCCAAGAAACCTATCGTGAACTGGATTTATCGGAAACACCTTTTGTAGTAGAGAGGGGACTTTCCAAAATCATCCAAGAGAGTTCCGAAGTGGGAGACCTCTATGGACTTGTCCATAATGCAGGATTTGGTGGCCCTTACCATCCCATCACTGAAGTTTCCATCGAAGAATGGGATTCTATTTTCAGAATCAACCTAAACAGTTTGTTCCTACTTTCTAAGTTATTACTTCCCATTTTTAAAACTCATAATTTTGGAAGGATAGTGGCCATCGCTTCTTCTTTATCCATTGTAGGTTCAGCCAATTCAGTTGCATATTCTTCATCCAAACATGGGTTAGTTGGTTTTATTCGTTCCGTTGCTGATGAATGGGGGAAGTTTGGGATCACCGCCAATGCAGTGAGCCCCGGTTATGTCGATACCAATATGGGAATCCAAGAAGACCAAGTTTCTGATCATAAATCGAAAATTATAGAACAGACACCTGTTAGGCGAATTGCAGAACCATCCGAAATAGCTCGTGTAGTCAATTTCCTTCTTCAAAAAGAATCTGGATATATTTCTGGATCGAATTGGACCGTCGATGGCGGACTCACTGCCATTTAA